TGTTCAGTTCGCTCTCCGGCCGGGTCGCCGACTTGCCGAGCGATACCCAAAGCACGTTCCGCACGTTGCGGAACCTCGTGCTGGTCGTCTGGCTCATCTACCCGGTCTGGTGGCTCGTCGGAACGGAGGGTCTCGGCCTGGTGACGCTGGGTATCGAGACCGCCGGCTTCATGGTCATCGACCTCACCGCGAAGGTCGGCTTCGGGTTCATCCTCCTGCGCAGTCACAGCGTCCTCGACGGCGCTGCGCAGGCGACTGCGAGCGGCGCGGCCCCGGCCGACGACTGACGACCGACGCGGCGTCCATTTTTTCGTGCGCCGACCGCCAGTCCCGACTGAAAACGGTTAACTGACTCCGCCCTGAAAGAGTCGGTAATGGCGAAGGACGTCAAACCCACGCGGAAGAACTTGATGCAGATCGAGGACCGCATCGAGCTCTCCGAGCGTGGGCACGACACGCTGGAGAAGAAGCGTGACGGCCTCATCATGGAGTTCATGGACATCCTGGACCAGGCTCAGGACGTCCGCGAGGACCTGGGCGAGGACTACCAGCGGGCCCAGCGGGCCATCAACATGGCGCGAGCGATGGAGGGGGACGTCGCCGTGCGAGGCGCCGCCGCCGCGCTGAAAGAACACCCCGAGCTGACGACCCAGTCGAAGAACATCATGGGCGTGGTCGTCCCCCAGATCGAGTCCAGCAAGGTCAGGAAGTCCCTGGACGAGCGTGGCTACGGCGTGATGGGGACATCGGCGCGCATCGACGAGGCCGCAGAGGCCTACGAGGAGCTGCTCGAGACCATCATCCTCGCCGCCGAGGTGGAGACGGCGATGAAGAAGATGTTAGAGGAGATCGAGACCACCAAGCGTCGCGTCAACGCCCTGGAGTTCAAGCTCCTGCCGGACCTCTATGACAACCAGGAGTACATCGAGCAAAAGCTCGAGGAACAGGAGCGCGAGGAGATCTTCCGCATGAAGA
The DNA window shown above is from Haloarcula halobia and carries:
- a CDS encoding V-type ATP synthase subunit D, producing the protein MAKDVKPTRKNLMQIEDRIELSERGHDTLEKKRDGLIMEFMDILDQAQDVREDLGEDYQRAQRAINMARAMEGDVAVRGAAAALKEHPELTTQSKNIMGVVVPQIESSKVRKSLDERGYGVMGTSARIDEAAEAYEELLETIILAAEVETAMKKMLEEIETTKRRVNALEFKLLPDLYDNQEYIEQKLEEQEREEIFRMKKIKAKKEAEEDAIAAEEAAEEEVEPVSADD